The Synechococcus sp. MU1643 genome contains a region encoding:
- the pdeM gene encoding ligase-associated DNA damage response endonuclease PdeM, translated as MTALEWSWGDSPLTFLPQRALWRAEGRELFVADLHLGKAEVFQAHGIPMPSDGDQGTLNPLLELCNVWSPQRLFVLGDLVHARTGITALLRETLLALPDLCGCPVVLIGGNHDQDSWIEGLPQQPSQRLGNLWLSHMPERVPEPGFLNVCGHLHPTTWIRSRSDQLRLPCFAFDPDGPRLVIPSFGQLTGGHDCGERYQQWLVAEGSIVPWFDPIPKNRERRIA; from the coding sequence ATGACCGCATTGGAGTGGTCTTGGGGCGACAGCCCGCTCACGTTCCTGCCCCAGCGGGCCCTGTGGCGGGCTGAGGGGCGCGAGCTGTTTGTCGCCGACCTGCATCTCGGCAAGGCCGAGGTGTTCCAGGCCCATGGGATCCCCATGCCCAGCGACGGGGATCAGGGGACCCTCAATCCATTGCTTGAGCTCTGCAATGTCTGGTCACCGCAGCGCTTGTTTGTGCTGGGTGACCTCGTGCATGCCCGGACCGGCATCACCGCCCTCCTGCGCGAGACCTTGCTGGCGCTGCCCGATCTGTGTGGTTGCCCGGTGGTTCTGATCGGTGGCAACCATGACCAGGACAGCTGGATTGAAGGCTTGCCCCAGCAGCCTTCTCAGCGCTTGGGCAATCTCTGGTTGAGCCATATGCCCGAACGGGTTCCTGAGCCGGGGTTCTTGAACGTGTGCGGTCACCTGCATCCCACTACCTGGATTCGCAGCCGTTCCGATCAGTTGCGTTTGCCTTGCTTCGCCTTTGATCCGGATGGGCCGCGTTTGGTGATTCCTTCCTTCGGGCAGTTGACGGGAGGCCATGACTGCGGCGAGCGTTACCAGCAATGGCTGGTGGCTGAAGGCTCCATCGTTCCTTGGTTCGATCCAATCCCCAAAAACCGAGAGCGAAGAATCGCGTGA
- a CDS encoding 4'-phosphopantetheinyl transferase superfamily protein yields the protein MEAVWSWWSIPSTQRRVLVAHLPQPPTRAEQRAMSDSLTCRLFADAGQVVASDDIGRTIYGKPQLRDSPLHHSVSNTRSLSLGVVGPDPIGIDVEALDRPLRVASELLKRRMFASAADATACLQHWTLIQAWTAKEAVLKAAGLGLGGGLPNVTIAPDGAAAWLHGSRYSLSLWTQEGFSVAVAEGIRG from the coding sequence TTGGAAGCCGTTTGGTCCTGGTGGTCGATTCCCAGCACGCAACGTCGGGTGTTGGTGGCGCATCTCCCCCAACCCCCAACGCGCGCTGAACAGCGGGCTATGAGTGACAGCCTCACCTGCCGGCTGTTCGCCGATGCAGGCCAGGTGGTTGCTTCGGATGACATTGGCCGCACGATTTATGGCAAGCCGCAGCTTCGAGACTCTCCGCTGCACCACAGTGTTTCCAACACCAGATCCCTCAGCCTTGGTGTGGTGGGGCCTGATCCGATTGGCATTGATGTTGAAGCGCTGGACCGGCCGTTGCGTGTGGCCTCTGAACTGTTGAAGCGGCGCATGTTTGCCTCGGCTGCTGATGCGACAGCCTGCCTGCAGCACTGGACGTTGATTCAGGCCTGGACGGCAAAGGAGGCTGTGTTGAAGGCAGCAGGACTGGGACTGGGCGGCGGACTCCCCAATGTGACCATCGCTCCGGACGGAGCCGCGGCATGGCTGCATGGTTCGCGCTATTCCCTCAGCCTCTGGACGCAGGAGGGCTTCAGCGTTGCTGTCGCTGAGGGCATCCGTGGCTAG